In a single window of the Prinia subflava isolate CZ2003 ecotype Zambia chromosome 3, Cam_Psub_1.2, whole genome shotgun sequence genome:
- the AKAP11 gene encoding A-kinase anchor protein 11 isoform X1 → MDMYARAQGNRLKSRISVEKNFGESILQSMKSLLHSRKELCNVSAEERLNQEEQDHFIEITFIGFAEEMDTAHLQELSAVSVELPDVLKSLQLCKLKENEAVFLKDIKKTLTKPYVMKYQNQLPEVFCVMRLSPSFPRIKADYIFTLLSKYTTGIRYAVEINSSQKNQTETTHGEDDDTNQSVSSIEDDFVTAFEHLDEDEPSKILSAGTGSFTSQNHRDAASQTIPAQCLEAVDSKILVGSAHRKSSARSSTLIDILGLKELSSVKNSVTTSISDPWIQRSFYKPYNPSDQGVNFLRKTLFSSSPAESSESDCSSPSPIIFLDEEGYQKSLKAKLQLPKIPVVKDGIEDSDSEVSEFFDSFDQFDELEQALENSCKIIRDPILGNPAQKRRTAHEKSSSASITMNPQKFKFDRPTLPANVKKPTPRKPESPYSSIFEVPDSPRLVKTSGEESGGFFSPIRTSAFSPLGSCGSSECLCRINLGGDGTGQSHHGAAYNRYSAYAESVSCDILGSVFFSESSSEQKCAENESKHKRVTLKEKKRQAADLKMKISKEPEKQAKSKYKSLMIRDSIQKFATELVEKSFGSAFKDLQKGVSSCTNALCHLAARLTSSVFQMAFYEIGRRRAISLKERAINGIANFLVSEAITGALKELRQVKKQIFTNTVARFAADLAEELVFEGIMEVCQFSYPSTPTAQPSSFDYENKVVRSYARDLSESVIQEAFIELSQVDVTFTTQAAISVSMDNIKYVSAESMLESTQTSTVSPNFNDRVPLKPIPDSKKEYTVQQALFCTSGVVSSIPVPLAGSALCQQQVSSDAYKAKVSTVPNADVSTKVFKDSTHPFFTSRTREEEAASFRNIYLTSDHRQSTESTPSLFCNQNDTKLTNSRSGMNNNSELTSVSKGINTFSGTMVDMIVNEAYETITSSRVTKAVEEYSDFLTRKVIDKKPYVQCTGEDSRKSMFADHLAKCVVKQSVEESKTVLCNTSENLTCNVSSQTYRDMNRREQCVRKKQEAEKQSNGSIVVEQQQLPLNNPCKFLTPTHSVQCFLESKDCWLEQKSNKFSSKSPPLCSTVTFGRHVLEDCTDTGSCSVTCLNKPSKKSDTQKLSAGALTYRQTDCFLHTNSFSSEMLGSEGTLQMEEKSSLKHGNSCFIPDTPPPTPLVPCQSSSERNLKKLSKKLKGELAKEFAPATPPSTPYNPSITNLSETEHDSLENEEFMLKLMRSLSEEVESSEDEDHSEMPVEKEEHSAKTIQYADCLASRIISVATEMAASHLGGKTNEREACRQARLGMQKKRCGYTAFVNIPEETCNSLWNYAGDMAGKVISEAKKVVKSRHCKLLRLKRVNCQVDCFYVRKGDKDSSSKEWCGPVQDQWSGEGDSSVLPLPQGSATTGLTSKYPSCESVTDEYADHVIRVLKREGGSTELLVDQYASRLAYRSIKSGLQQAARKNKFRYSRKAFPGQNAQVNGKLELIKAGNKDAVQHVKSSIHRCEGQMFERSIGAQRMECTEFLHFSESLAHSITCDVRKKLKMSGGCLPKSLTDSCLYKKTEFDEVTGDIIKTRFSRTFHPFSPDHKLYHSTGNINENGYSEGIIQAIEQYARKVADDTLEMSLESAVLHVAENRKNGDKLSYTEKLSPFSGTVCRYCSMKEHRYCTESMSHQLPAHESCIPVRHFLHSGLGGACQSSRVFQLDIPKIHVDVEQRTVFSDKGATAAVEKTERELSYTSLTADSGIGQDGVSFAESLTTEIMTSAMTNIGQTVTISSVGREGFHSVESVVSQQMSLSIGDDSTGSWSNLSFEDEHPDESSSFLHLSDSNGNSSSWSSLGLEGDMYEENLSFPTSDSDGTEDKDEDSKDAVEGLEQMRKTLSIMNIDLEPNLVDPQLRAALQWLAASETEVSDLHFRDTAAREFVSLSRRLRERHWKVGDLLQAVLKYCEMLETASDGEQALSKSLVSWLLENV, encoded by the exons attaCATTTATAGGTTTTGCAGAAGAGATGGATACTGCTCACTTGCAG gAGTTGTCAGCTGTTTCTGTAGAACTTCCAGATGTTCTGAAATCGCTCCAGTTGtgcaaattaaaagaaaatgaggcTGTATTTCTAAAAGACATAAAGAAGACCCTGACAAAACCTTATGTCATGAAATATCAG AATCAGCTCCCTGAAGTGTTTTGTGTGATGAGACTGTCTCCTTCATTCCCAAGGATCAAAGCTGATTATATATTTACCTTGCTAAGCAAGTATACCACAGGCATAAGATATGCAGTGGAAATAAACTCTTCACAAAAGAATCAGACAGAGACAACCCATGGAGAAGATGATGACACCAATCAGTCAGTCTCTTCAATTGAGGATGATTTTGTCACTGCTTTCGAACACTTAGATGAAGATGAACCATCAAAGATACTAAGTGCTG gtACCGGCAGCTTTACTTCTCAAAACCATCGAGATGCTGCTTCACAGACCATCCCTGCTCAATGTTTAGAAGCTGTTGACTCAAAGATTCTTGTGGGTTCTGCACATCGAAAATCATCTGCCAGATCTTCTACTTTGATTGATATTTTGGGACTTAAGGAGCTGTCTTCAGTAAAGAATTCAGTAACAACCTCAATTTCTGATCCTTGGATACAAAGGAGTTTCTATAAGCCATATAATCCTTCCGATCAAGGTGTTAATTTTTTGCGTAAAacattgttttcttcctctccagcTGAATCCTCTGAATCAGATTGCTCCAGCCCAAGCCCCATCATCTTCTTAGATGAAGAAGGGTATCAGAAAAGCTTGAAGGCAAAACTTCAGCTGCCAAAAATTCCAGTAGTAAAAGATGGCATAGAGGATTCAGATTCAGAAGTGAGTGAATTTTTTGATAGTTTTGATCAGTTTGATGAGCTGGAACAAGCCTTGGAAAACTCTTGTAAAATTATTAGGGATCCCATCCTAGGGAATCCTGCCCAGAAAAGGAGGACTGCACATGAAAAATCATCTTCTGCAAGCATTACAATGAATCCTCAGAAATTCAAGTTTGATCGTCCCACTCTCCCAGCCAATGTAAAGAAACCAACTCCTCGTAAGCCGGAATCACCGTACAGCAGCATCTTTGAAGTCCCGGATTCCCCTCGCCTGGTTAAAACATCAGGGGAAGAGAGTGGAGGCTTCTTCAGCCCCATTAGAACATCGGCCTTCAGCCCCCTGGGGAGCTGCGGTTCTTCTGAATGCTTGTGTCGAATTAATCTTGGTGGAGATGGGACAGGCCAAAGTCACCATGGTGCAGCTTATAACAGATACTCAGCGTATGCTGAGAGTGTTTCATGTGATATACTgggttctgttttcttttctgagtcCTCATCAGAACAAAAGTGTGCAGAGAATGAGTCAAAGCACAAAAGGGttactttgaaagaaaagaagaggcaAGCTGCAGatctcaaaatgaaaattagtaAGGAACCAGAGAAGCAAGCAAAATCTAAATACAAGTCACTAATGATACGAGATAGCATTCAAAAATTTGCAACTGAATTGGTTGAAAAAAGTTTTGGCAGTGCATTTAAAGACCTCCAAAAAGGTGTTTCTTCATGCACAAATGCACTTTGCCATTTGGCTGCTAGATTGACTTCTTCAGTCTTTCAAATGGCTTTTTATGAGATTGGAAGACGTAGAGCAATCTCGCTGAAGGAGCGTGCCATTAACGGCATAGCAAACTTTTTGGTGAGCGAAGCTATAACTGGTGCTTTGAAAGAATTGCGTCAGGTGAAGAAGCAAATATTTACCAACACCGTTGCACGGTTCGCAGCAGACCTTGCTGAAGAACTTGTGTTTGAAGGAATCATGGAAGTATGCCAGTTTTCATATCCATCAACACCTACTGCACAACCCTCATCATTTGATTATGAAAACAAAGTGGTAAGATCCTATGCCCGCGATTTGTCTGAATCTGTCATTCAGGAGGCATTTATTGAACTGTCTCAGGTTGATGTGACCTTCACAACACAAGCAGCCATTAGTGTTTCCATGGACAATATCAAATATGTAAGTGCAGAAAGTATGTTAGAGTCAACACAGACTTCCACAGTTTCTCCTAATTTTAATGATAGGGTACCACTAAAGCCAATCCCAGACTCCAAGAAGGAATATACAGTACAGCAAGCTCTATTCTGTACCTCTGGTGTTGTGAGTTCAATACCTGTGCCCTTAGCTGGAAGTGCTCTTTGTCAACAGCAGGTTTCCTCTGATGCTTACAAAGCGAAGGTATCCACTGTTCCAAATGCTGATGTCAGTACGAAAGTATTCAAAGACTCCACTCATCCATTTTTCACAAGCAGAACGAGAGAGGAGGAAGCTGcttctttcagaaatatttatctAACTTCGGATCACCGTCAAAGTACTGAAAGCACTCCATCACTCTTTTGTAACCAGAATGATACCAAACTAACAAATAGCAGATCTGGAATGAACAATAATTCAGAATTAACAAGTGTGTCAAAAGGCATTAATACTTTCTCTGGAACTATGGTAGATATGATAGTAAATGAAGCTTATGAAACTATAACCTCATCTAGAGTAACAAAAGCAGTAGAAGAGTATTCAGATTTTTTAACAAGAAAAGTAATAGATAAAAAGCCTTATGTGCAATGTACTGGTGAAGACTCTCGAAAGAGCATGTTTGCAGATCATTTGGCCAAGTGTGTCGTAAAACAATCTGTGGAAGAAAGTAAAACTGTGTTATGCAACACCAGTGAGAATTTAACATGTAATGTGAGCTCACAGACTTACAGAGATATGAATCGAAGAGAACAATGTGTGAGAAAGAAGCAAGAGGCTGAGAAACAAAGTAATGGTTCTATAGTTGTGGAACAACAACAGTTGCCTTTGAATAATCCATGTAAATTTCTTACTCCAACTCATTCTGTTCAGTGTTTTTTAGAATCTAAAGATTGTTGGCTGGAACAAAAAAGTAACAAGTTTTCTTCAAAATCACCCCCACTTTGTTCCACTGTGACTTTTGGTAGGCATGTTCTAGAGGACTGTACTGACACAGGGAGCTGTTCAGTAACATGCTTAAACAAGCCTTCCAAAAAAAGTGATACCCAGAAACTATCAGCAGGAGCTTTGACTTACAGGCAGACTGATTGTTTTCTGCATACAAATagcttttcttcagaaatgcttGGCAGTGAAGGTACTTTGcagatggaagaaaaatcaaGCCTGAAACATGGAAATTCCTGTTTTATTCCTGATACACCCCCACCGACTCCTCTAGTACCATGTCAAAGTAGTTCTGAAAGGAACCTAAAAAAACTGTCCAAGAAACTCAAGGGAGAATTAGCAAAGGAATTTGCACCTGCAACACCACCTTCTACACCCTACAATCCATCCATTACCAATCTGTCTGAAACTGAACACGACTCTTTGGAAAATGAGGAATTTATGCTGAAGCTCATGCGGTCGCTTTCTGAAGAAGTGGAAAGTAGTGAAGATGAAGATCATTCTGAAATGCCTGTTGAGAAAGAGGAGCATTCAGCAAAAACAATTCAATATGCAGATTGCCTAGCTAGCCGCATAATTTCAGTAGCCACTGAAATGGCTGCTTCCCATTTAGGTGGTAAAACCAATGAAAGAGAAGCTTGTAGGCAGGCTCGGTTAGGGATGCAAAAGAAAAGATGTGGATATACTGCATTCGTAAATATCCCAGAAGAGACATGTAACTCCTTGTGGAATTATGCAGGTGACATGGCAGGAAAAGTCATCAGTGAAGCAAAGAAAGTAGTGAAGTCAAGGCATTGCAAGCTGTTGAGGTTGAAGCGGGTTAACTGCCAGGTGGATTGCTTTTATGTGAGAAAAGGCGATAAAGACAGCAGTTCAAAAGAATGGTGTGGGCCAGTACAGGACCAGTGGTCAGGGGAGGGAGATTCTTCTGTGCTTCCTTTACCACAAGGTTCAGCCACAACAGGTTTGACCTCCAAGTACCCAAGCTGTGAAAGTGTGACTGACGAGTACGCAGATCATGTTATCCGGGTTCTGAAAAGAGAAGGAGGTAGCACTGAGCTGTTAGTGGATCAGTACGCCAGCAGACTTGCTTACAGGTCTATCAAATCGGGCTTGCAGCAAGCTGctagaaaaaacaaattcaggTACAGCAGAAAGGCATTTCCTGGGCAAAATGCACAGGTGAATGGTAAGCTGGAGCTGATCAAAGCAGGGAATAAAGATGCAGTACAGCACGTGAAAAGCAGCATTCATCGCTGTGAAGGCCAAATGTTCGAGAGGAGCATCGGTGCACAGAGAATGGAATGTACAgagtttttacatttttccGAATCCCTTGCTCACAGTATCACTTGTGATGTcaggaagaaactgaaaatgtcGGGAGGATGTTTGCCAAAGTCTCTAACAGATTCCTGTCTATATAAAAAGACTGAATTTGATGAAGTCACAGGGGATATCATTAAAACAAGGTTTTCTAGGACATTTCATCCTTTCTCCCCAGATCATAAACTCTATCATAGTACAGGtaatataaatgaaaatggCTACAGTGAAGGCATAATTCAAGCTATAGAACAATATGCTAGGAAAGTAGCAGATGATACTCTAGAAATGAGTTTAGAGTCAGCTGTTCTCCATGTggctgaaaatagaaaaaatggGGATAAGCTCTCGTATACTGAGAAACTGTCTCCTTTTTCTGGAACTGTCTGTAGATACTGCAGTATGAAGGAACACCGGTACTGTACAGAAAGTATGTCCCATCAACTACCTGCACACGAATCCTGCATTCCAGTGAGGCATTTTCTTCATTCTGGATTGGGTGGTGCCTGTCAAAGTTCAAGAGTTTTTCAGCTCGATATTCCCAAAATTCACGTTGATGTAGAACAGAGGACAGTGTTTTCTGACAAGGGGGCTACTGCGGCTgtagagaaaacagaaagagagcTGAGTTACACAAGTCTGACAGCTGACAGTGGCATTGGACAAGATGGAGTCAGTTTTGCTGAAAGCCTTACTACGGAAATAATGACATCAGCTATGACTAATATTGGTCAGACAGTTACCATAAG CTCTGTTGGAAGAGAAGGATTTCACTCTGTTGAATCTGTTGTTAGCCAGCAGATGAGTCTTAGTATTGGTGATGATAGCACTGGGAGTTGGTCCAATCTAAgttttgaagatgaacatcctGATGAGAGCAGCAGTTTTCTTCACCTAAGTGACAG TAATGGTAACAGCAGTAGCTGGAGCAGTCTTGGTTTAGAAGGGGATATGTATGAGGAGAATTTATCCTTTCCAACATCAGACAG TGATGGAACAGAAGATAAAGATGAAGATTCCAAGGATGCTGTAGAAG GTTTGGAGCAAATGCGAAAGACTTTATCAATAATGAATATTGATCTGGAACCAAACCTAGTGGAcccacagctcagagcagcactcCAGTGGCTGGCAGCTTCTGAAACAGAGGTGTCTGATCTTCACTTTCGCGACACTGCTGCAAGGGAATTCGTCTCT CTTTCCAGAAGACTGAGAGAAAGACATTGGAAAGTTGGAGATCTCTTGCAAGCGGTGCTGAAATATTGTGAAATGTTAGAGACAGCATCTGATGGAGAGCAAGCTCTTAGTAAATCTTTGGTCAGTTGGCTTCTGGAAAATGTCTGA